One window of Cervus elaphus chromosome 2, mCerEla1.1, whole genome shotgun sequence genomic DNA carries:
- the LOC122705534 gene encoding olfactory receptor 6M1-like produces MDVQNQTTVTEFVLTAFPARQKLQIFLFVVLLFTYMLTLTGNGVIISLIWADYRLQTPMYFFLSNLSLLDISYTTSVTPKLLSFLLKDRKTISLAGCISQTYFFFFLGTVEFILLVVMSFDRYVAICNPLRYTTIMNSRVCLLLVLGCWVGAFLSVLCPVILLSRLPFCQKEINHFFCDIAPLLQAACVDTRLLEMISFLLSSLILLTSLVFTTVSYTYIISTILRIPSAQGRQKAFSTCASHITVVSIAYGSNIFMYVRPSQNQSLAFDKVTAVFTIMVTPLLNPFIYSLRNETVKDVLRDAVNKIISSLYRKP; encoded by the coding sequence atggaTGTGCAGAATCAGACCACAGTGACCGAATTTGTCCTGACTGCCTTCCCTGCTCGCCAAAAGCTTCAGATTTTCCTCTTCGTGGTCCTCTTGTTTACTTACATGCTCACTCTAACAGGAAATGGTGTCATCATTTCCCTAATATGGGCTGATTATCGCCTCCAAACCccaatgtacttcttcctcagtaATTTGTCATTGCTGGACATTTCATACACTACCTCAGTTACCCCCAAACTGTTATCCTTTCTCCTCAAGGACAGGAAGACCATATCTCTTGCAGGCTGCATCAGCCAAACATACTTCTTCTTCTTCCTGGGGACAGTGGAGTTTATCCTGCTGGTGGTGATGTCctttgaccgctatgtggccatctgtaaccCCCTGCGCTACACCACCATCATGAACAGCAGGGTGTGCCTCCTGCTGGTTCTGGGCTGCTGGGTGGGGGCCTTCCTGTCCGTGCTCTGCCCGGTTATTCTGCTGTCCAGGCTGCCCTTCTGCCAGAAGGAGATTaatcacttcttctgtgacatcGCCCCTCTGCTGCAGGCGGCCTGCGTAGACACTCGTCTCCTTGAGATGATAAGCTTCCTTTTGTCTTCTCTCATCCTCCTGACCTCGCTGGTGTTCACCACCGTGTCCTACACCTACATCATCTCTACCATCCTGCGCATCCCCTCGGCCCAAGGGCGTCagaaagccttctccacctgcgcTTCTCACATTACTGTCGTGTCTATTGCCTACGGGAGCAACATCTTCATGTACGTGAGACCCAGCCAAAATCAGTCCCTGGCATTTGATAAAGTGACTGCTGTCTTCACTATAATGGTGACCCCTCTCCTGAACCCCTTCATTTATAGTCTAAGGAATGAAACTGTAAAAGATGTTTTGAGAGATGCAGTCAACAAAATTATATCCTCATTGTACAGGAAACCTTGA